In Arachis hypogaea cultivar Tifrunner chromosome 17, arahy.Tifrunner.gnm2.J5K5, whole genome shotgun sequence, a single window of DNA contains:
- the LOC112766063 gene encoding 2-oxoglutarate-dependent dioxygenase 19, which translates to MQCKYNSDSQSSQLYSRSKEALFFSCTNKSVEFAISLPRITTIPFPYFLFLFLFLVRSIIIIHSVISNTTLAMASAASPSEITSIKAFAESNGSSPIPSTYHSLTEPRDDVADHLACSIPVIDFSHLTSHDPQIHASTVHQLANACAQWGFFLLTNHGISEKLMEEVMEKSHEFHNLPLEEKEEFADKGPLTAIRHGTSFHPQAEKLHYWRDYLKVITLPQFNFPHKPPGYKEIAFEYSRKIRGVARELLKGISESLGLDAESIIESTGFDSGLQIFAVNLYPPCPEPDLAVGLPPHSDHGLLTLLTQNGIGGLQVKHTGKWVNVNPLPNCLIVNTGDQLEAVSNGRYKSVMHRAVLNNRDTRISLVLVNGPDLDKEIGPALGLLEKEDPLFKTMKYRDYFEIQQMTRFAYKSGLDEIRLN; encoded by the exons ATGCAATGCAAATACAACTCAGACTCACAGTCATCACAGCTTTATTCTAGATCAAAAGAAGCACTGTTCTTTTCATGCACAAATAAATCTGTTGAATTTGCAATTAGCCTTCCTCGCATCACGACAATTCcctttccatattttctttttctctttctctttctcgttcGCTCTATTATAATTATTCATTCAGTAATATCCAATACAACATTAGCCATGGCTTCTGCTGCATCACCATCTGAGATAACAAGCATAAAAGCATTTGCAGAATCAAATGGTTCGTCTCCCATCCCTTCCACCTACCACTCCCTAACAGAACCCCGTGATGATGTCGCCGACCACCTTGCATGCTCAATCCCAGTCATTGACTTCTCTCACCTCACTTCCCATGACCCTCAAATCCACGCCTCAACCGTCCACCAACTCGCCAACGCCTGCGCCCAATGGGGTTTCTTCCTG CTGACGAACCATGGGATCTCGGAGAAACTGATGGAGGAAGTTATGGAAAAGAGTCACGAGTTTCACAACCTTCCTTTGGAAGAAAAGGAGGAGTTTGCGGATAAAGGGCCTTTAACAGCAATAAGGCATGGAACTAGCTTCCATCCTCAAGCTGAGAAGCTTCATTATTGGAGAGATTATCTCAAAGTCATCACACTCCCCCAATTCAACTTCCCTCACAAACCACCTGGTTACAA GGAGATTGCATTTGAATATAGCCGAAAAATAAGAGGTGTAGCAAGGGAATTGCTTAAAGGAATCTCAGAGAGCTTGGGATTGGATGCTGAGTCAATAATAGAGTCAACGGGTTTTGACTCAGGGTTGCAGATATTTGCTGTGAATCTGTACCCGCCATGTCCGGAGCCAGACCTTGCTGTTGGATTGCCTCCACATTCAGATCATGGCCTTCTCACACTCCTCACTCAGAATGGAATTGGAGGTCTTCAGGTCAAACACACTGGCAAATGGGTCAACGTTAATCCCCTCCCTAATTGCCTCATTGTCAACACTGGGGATCAACTTGAG GCTGTGAGTAATGGGAGGTACAAAAGTGTGATGCACAGGGCAGTACTTAACAATCGTGACACCAGGATTAGTCTCGTGCTTGTAAATGGACCTGATCTCGATAAGGAAATTGGGCCTGCACTGGGCCTGTTGGAGAAAGAGGACCCATTGTTCAAAACCATGAAATACAGGGACTATTTTGAAATTCAGCAGATGACTCGATTTGCTTATAAAAGTGGCTTGGACGAGATTCGCCTTAACTGA
- the LOC112765080 gene encoding protein BOBBER 1 produces the protein MAIISDFNEDDHKETRTKLSSSSSQSPSSSSSSSSSFSASFDPSNPVAFLQKVFDFVNQESDFFGTDAAEKEIASLARATRDKRKKKAEELKAAAAAEAEAKKKAEKRLKEEKEHKSAQDTKKQESAAKIVPNKGNGMDLEKYSWTQTLQEVTVNVPVPSGTKSRFVICEIKKNHIKVGLKGQPPIIEGELYKPVKPDDCYWSIEDQSAISILLTKHDQMEWWKCLVKGDPEIDTQKVEPENSKLSDLDPETRQTVEKMMFDQRQKSMGLPTSDELQKQELLKKFMAEHPEMDFSRAKIA, from the exons ATGGCGATCATCTCCGATTTCAACGAAGATGACCACAAAGAAACTCGCACCAAACTCTCATCTTCCTCCTCTCaatccccttcttcttcttcctcttcctcctcatcgttcagcgccagcttcgaTCCCTCAAATCCCGTCGCTTTTCTCCAGAAGGTCTTCGATTTCGTCAACCAAGAAAGTGACTTCTTTGGAACTGACGCGGCAGAGAAAGAGATCGCCTCACTGGCACGTGCCACTAGGGACAAGCGCAAGAAGAAAGCGGAGGAGCTCAAGGCTGCCGCCGCCGCCGAGGCTGAAGCCAAAAAGAAGGCAGAGAAGAGGctgaaggaggagaaggagcacAAGTCTGCTCAAGACACGAAGAAACAAGAATCTGCTGCTAAAATAG TTCCTAACAAAGGTAATGGTATGGATCTGGAGAAATATTCCTGGACTCAGACTCTACAGGAGGTCACTGTTAATGTTCCGGTGCCAAGTGGAACCAAATCAAGGTTTGTTATCTGTGAGATTAAGAAGAACCATATAAAAGTTGGACTTAAAGGCCAGCCACCAATTATTGAG GGGGAACTATATAAGCCTGTCAAGCCTGATGACTGCTATTGGAGCATAG AGGATCAAAGTGCGATTTCTATCCTTTTAACCAAGCATGATCAAATGGAGTGGTGGAAATGCTTGGTAAAAGGTGATCCTGAAATTGATACCCAAAAAGTTGAACCTGAGAATAGCAAACTTTCTGATCTCGATCCAGAGACTCGGCAGACTGTTGAAAAAATGATG TTTGATCAGAGGCAAAAGTCAATGGGTCTTCCAACCAGTGATGAACTCCAAAAGCAAGAACTCCTAAAGAAATTTATGGCTGAG CATCCGGAGATGGACTTCTCAAGGGCAAAAATAGCATAA